One Triticum dicoccoides isolate Atlit2015 ecotype Zavitan chromosome 4B, WEW_v2.0, whole genome shotgun sequence genomic window carries:
- the LOC119290853 gene encoding uncharacterized protein LOC119290853, with amino-acid sequence MQPPKWKAVEGGDQRRRCVAASLSMLIAATLAFLAYVAFFPDDGAGGVYRWWSCQGCGGSLGEFPADEDAAADGPAAAAGGGRAPTTLSHIVFGIGASARTWDQRRGYAELWWRPEAMRGHVWLDEQPAGAWPATTCPPYRVSADASRFGNRASASRMARIVADSFLAVSAELANGTGQEEAPRWFVMGDDDTVFFPENLVAVLRKYDDEEMYYVGAASESVEQNVMHSYGMAFGGGGFAVSYPAAAELAKAIDGCLDRYSQFYGSDQRVQACLSELGVPLTREPGFHQVDIRGDAYGMLAAHPVAPLVSLHHLDHIEPISPVGHTPLAAVRPLVRAARFDSARLLQQAFGYQHGPGYTWSVSIAWGYTVQLYPWAVAPHELEVPLQTFKTWRSWANGPFVFNTRPLMSTDTPCYRPAMFFLSRVRNETSRGTVSEYSRHAAKSEKECDQASFRAASTVHTVKVFAPKMNQNEWKRAPRRHCCKTTRTRWGTVLEVRIRYCSRGELTTP; translated from the exons ATGCAGCCCCCCAAATGGAAGGCCGTGGAGGGCGGCGACCAGCGCCGCCGGTGCGTGGCGGCGTCGCTGTCCATGCTGATCGCGGCCACGCTGGCCTTCCTCGCCTACGTCGCCTTCTTCCCGGACGACGGCGCGGGCGGGGTCTACCGCTGGTGGAGCTGCCAGGGTTGCGGGGGCTCCCTGGGCGAGTTCCCGGCCGACGAGGACGCCGCGGCTGAcgggcccgccgccgccgccggcggcggccgcgCGCCCACCACGCTGTCGCACATCGTGTTCGGCATCGGCGCCTCGGCGCGCACGTGGGACCAGCGCCGCGGCTACGCGGAGCTCTGGTGGCGGCCCGAGGCGATGCGCGGCCACGTCTGGCTGGACGAGCAGCCCGCGGGCGCGTGGCCGGCGACGACGTGCCCGCCGTACCGCGTCTCGGCGGACGCgtcccggttcgggaaccgggCGTCGGCCTCGCGGATGGCGAGGATCGTCGCGGACTCGTTCCTGGCCGTCTCCGCGGAGCTGGCGAACGGCACCGGGCAGGAGGAGGCGCCGCGGTGGTTCGTGATGGGCGACGACGACACGGTGTTCTTCCCGGAGAACCTGGTGGCCGTGCTGCGCAAGTACGACGACGAGGAGATGTACTACgtgggggcggcgtcggagagcgtGGAGCAGAACGTGATGCACTCGTACGGCATGGCGTTCGGCGGGGGCGGGTTCGCGGTGAGCTACccggccgccgcggagctcgccaagGCCATCGACGGCTGCCTGGACCGCTACTCGCAGTTCTACGGCAGCGATCAGCGCGTGCAGGCCTGCCTCAGCGAGCTCGGCGTCCCGCTCACCCGCGAGCCCGGGTTCCACCAG GTGGACATCCGGGGCGACGCGTACGGGATGCTGGCGGCCCACCCGGTGGCGCCGCTGGTCTCGCTCCACCACCTGGACCACATCGAGCCCATCAGCCCCGTCGGCCACACCCCGCTGGCCGCGGTCCGGCCGCTGGTGAGGGCGGCCCGGTTCGACTCGGCCCGCCTGCTGCAGCAGGCCTTCGGCTACCAGCACGGCCCGGGCTACACCTGGTCCGTCTCCATCGCGTGGGGCTACACGGTGCAGCTCTACCCGTGGGCCGTGGCGCCGCACGAGCTGGAGGTGCCGCTGCAGACGTTCAAGACCTGGCGGAGCTGGGCCAACGGGCCATTCGTGTTCAACACCCGGCCCCTGATGAGCACTGACACCCCGTGCTACCGGCCGGCCATGTTCTTCCTCAGCCGTGTCCGGAATGAGACCAGCCGGGGCACCGTGAGCGAGTACTCGAGGCACGCCGCCAAGTCGGAGAAGGAGTGCGACCAGGCCAGCTTCCGCGCCGCCTCCACGGTTCACACCGTCAAGGTGTTCGCTCCCAAGATGAACCAGAACGAGTGGAAACGG GCGCCACGGCGGCATTGCTGTAAAACAACGAGGACGAGGTGGGGCACGGTGCTGGAGGTGCGGATACGGTATTGCAGCCGAGGAGAGCTCACCACGCCGTAG